Proteins encoded in a region of the Zea mays cultivar B73 chromosome 2, Zm-B73-REFERENCE-NAM-5.0, whole genome shotgun sequence genome:
- the LOC100274630 gene encoding uncharacterized protein LOC100274630 isoform 1 (isoform 1 is encoded by transcript variant 1), whose translation MLSRDKQVMAAPMAAADGGLRRLFEKPLPENPTLLEALSAWNRNVHHPSSKPIDTASFTEIFGELHFQEKQQPDRGALLPPSPSPPPTPLPPSRTLSWLDIAAEAEKSKDDSSLDALLRPKPATTVATVKRSASFCTKKGSSASLLLCTEGLGSESTVDADDMFKDGDAEAEAEAAAAALKGTDTADGSDAEEAVKEERQPKTFPPPIPSIGRGGKPYVCFRSFREDGRFVLLEVVIPGKELLQATREGGRLRLQFANAAAAAAGGVGVVDEAVHGGDDDGDPRGKNACIDDDDHDDER comes from the coding sequence ATGTTGTCCAGAGATAAGCAGGTGATGGCTGCGCCGATGGCCGCGGCGGACGGCGGGCTGAGGCGGCTGTTCGAGAAGCCGCTGCCGGAGAACCCGACGCTGCTGGAGGCGCTCTCGGCGTGGAACCGCAACGTGCACCACCCCAGCAGCAAGCCCATCGACACGGCGTCCTTCACGGAGATCTTCGGCGAGCTCCACTTCCAGGAGAAGCAGCAGCCCGACCGAGGCGCCCTcctgccgccgtcgccgtcgcccccGCCGACGCCGCTCCCTCCTTCCCGCACGCTGTCGTGGCTCGACATCGCGGCCGAGGCCGAGAAGAGCAAGGACGACTCGTCGCTGGACGCGCTGCTGAGGCCCAAGCCAGCGACCACCGTGGCCACGGTGAAGAGGAGCGCGAGCTTCTGCACCAAGAAGGGCTCCTCCGCGTCGCTGCTGCTCTGCACCGAGGGGCTCGGCTCCGAGAGCACCGTGGACGCTGACGACATGTTCAAGGACGGCgacgccgaggccgaggccgaggccgccgccgccgcgctcaAGGGCACGGACACGGCGGACGGCAGCGACgccgaggaggcggtgaaggaggAGAGGCAGCCAAAGACGTTCCCGCCGCCGATACCGTCCATCGGGCGCGGCGGCAAGCCGTACGTGTGCTTCCGGTCGTTCCGGGAGGACGGCCGGTTCGTGCTGCTGGAGGTGGTGATCCCCGGGAAGGAGCTCCTGCAGGCCACGCGCGAGGGCGGCCGGCTCAGGCTGCAGTTCGCCAACGCTGCCGCAGCAGCCGCAGGTGGTGTGGGTGTCGTCGACGAGGCGGTGCACGGAGGTGACGACGATGGCGACCCCCGTGGCAAGAACGCATGCATagacgacgacgaccacgatgACGAGCGCTAG
- the LOC100274630 gene encoding uncharacterized protein LOC100274630 isoform 2 (isoform 2 is encoded by transcript variant 2) encodes MPRCMLSRDKQVMAAPMAAADGGLRRLFEKPLPENPTLLEALSAWNRNVHHPSSKPIDTASFTEIFGELHFQEKQQPDRGALLPPSPSPPPTPLPPSRTLSWLDIAAEAEKSKDDSSLDALLRPKPATTVATVKRSASFCTKKGSSASLLLCTEGLGSESTVDADDMFKDGDAEAEAEAAAAALKGTDTADGSDAEEAVKEERQPKTFPPPIPSIGRGGKPYVCFRSFREDGRFVLLEVVIPGKELLQATREGGRLRLQFANAAAAAAGGVGVVDEAVHGGDDDGDPRGKNACIDDDDHDDER; translated from the exons ATG CCCAGGTGCATGTTGTCCAGAGATAAGCAGGTGATGGCTGCGCCGATGGCCGCGGCGGACGGCGGGCTGAGGCGGCTGTTCGAGAAGCCGCTGCCGGAGAACCCGACGCTGCTGGAGGCGCTCTCGGCGTGGAACCGCAACGTGCACCACCCCAGCAGCAAGCCCATCGACACGGCGTCCTTCACGGAGATCTTCGGCGAGCTCCACTTCCAGGAGAAGCAGCAGCCCGACCGAGGCGCCCTcctgccgccgtcgccgtcgcccccGCCGACGCCGCTCCCTCCTTCCCGCACGCTGTCGTGGCTCGACATCGCGGCCGAGGCCGAGAAGAGCAAGGACGACTCGTCGCTGGACGCGCTGCTGAGGCCCAAGCCAGCGACCACCGTGGCCACGGTGAAGAGGAGCGCGAGCTTCTGCACCAAGAAGGGCTCCTCCGCGTCGCTGCTGCTCTGCACCGAGGGGCTCGGCTCCGAGAGCACCGTGGACGCTGACGACATGTTCAAGGACGGCgacgccgaggccgaggccgaggccgccgccgccgcgctcaAGGGCACGGACACGGCGGACGGCAGCGACgccgaggaggcggtgaaggaggAGAGGCAGCCAAAGACGTTCCCGCCGCCGATACCGTCCATCGGGCGCGGCGGCAAGCCGTACGTGTGCTTCCGGTCGTTCCGGGAGGACGGCCGGTTCGTGCTGCTGGAGGTGGTGATCCCCGGGAAGGAGCTCCTGCAGGCCACGCGCGAGGGCGGCCGGCTCAGGCTGCAGTTCGCCAACGCTGCCGCAGCAGCCGCAGGTGGTGTGGGTGTCGTCGACGAGGCGGTGCACGGAGGTGACGACGATGGCGACCCCCGTGGCAAGAACGCATGCATagacgacgacgaccacgatgACGAGCGCTAG